From the Thomasclavelia ramosa DSM 1402 genome, the window TTCCATGAACCTTTGCATCGGTTCTTCCTGAACCATGAATAATAATCTCTTCTTTGCATATATTTTTTAATGCCTTTTGGATCTCGCCCTGTACTGTTCGTAATTTATTTTGCACTTGAAAGCCATGAAATTTACTTCCGTCATAGCTTACACTACATTTAACCCTAACCATTACAAAACAAAGCTCATTATAATCACAGTACCGGAAACAACTATTGTAAGTGCAAAGGCCATTGTATCACTGGTCTGCCAGTTTAATGATTTATAACGAGTACGCGATGCTTCAGGATTATAATTACGACTTTCCATTGCATTGGCAAGATCCTCAGCTCGTTGAAAAGCAGAGATAAATAAGGGAATAATTAGAGAAACAATCGCTTTAATTTTTTCCGAAATAGTACCTTCATTAAAGTCAACACCGCGGCTTGCTTGAGCTTTCATGATACGCTTAGCTTCATCTAATAAATCTGGAATAAAACGTAAAGCAATTGATATCATCATCGCCAATTCATGAGCAGGGAAACCAAAACGCTTAAACGGATTCAATAGATTTTCAATTGCTAGTGTTAAATCGAGCGGTTTAGTTGAAGATGTTAAGATAGTTGTCAAAGTAATAATTAAAATTAAGCGAATAAAAATATACGCTGATTGAATCAATGCCCCCGAATAAATCTTAAGTGATCCAATTGTGAATAATACACTTCCTGTATTGATTAAAAAAATATTAAAAATCATTAAGAAGAGCATCATAAAAACCATCGGTTTAATTGCTTTTAAAATATGTTTAATAGAAATATTTGATAATCCTGCAACTAACAAAACAAATACTCCCATGATACCATATCCAATAAACCCTGCATCAAAGAAAATAGCAATTAAAAAGATTAGTAGAGCTCCTATTTTTAATCGGGGATCTAATTGATGGATTAAAGAATTAACAGGAATATATTTACCAAATGTCATATTATCCATTTAATTCACCGCCAATCGCTGCAATGAGCTGTTCAATATTATTAATTGAAGAATCAAGATTAAATCCTTGATTATTTAGTTTTATGATAAAATTAGTAATGATTGGTAAATCGATCCCCAAGCTATTTAAATACTCACTATCCTTAAAAACATTAGTGACTGTATCATGTTTTTCAACTTTCCCGTGATTCATTACTACTACTTCATCACAATATTGTAAAACATGATTCATATCATGAGTTACTAAAATAATAGTTTTACCACTTTCATTTATTCGTTTAAATAAACTCATCATTTCATTAGTCCCTTGCGGATCTAATCCAGCAGTTGGTTCGTCCAAAATTAAAATATCCGGATTCATTGCCAAAATTCCAGCAATTGCTACTCGGCGTTTTTGACCACCTGACAAATCAAAAGGCGATTTATTTAAATAGCTTTCGTCTAATCCTACCGTTTTGAGAACGTTATGAGCAATTTTTTTAGCCTCTTCTTCACTGACTCCAAAATTCATAGGTCCAAAAATAATATCCTTTTCGATTGTTTCTTCAAATAATTGATATTCAGGAAACTGAAAAACTAGCCCTGCTTTTTTACGAAGTGGTTTTAATTTACTTGGTTTGTCGGTTGCTGTAATTAGATATTCATCAATATTGATACTCCCGCTTGTAGGTAGT encodes:
- a CDS encoding energy-coupling factor transporter transmembrane component T family protein; the protein is MDNMTFGKYIPVNSLIHQLDPRLKIGALLIFLIAIFFDAGFIGYGIMGVFVLLVAGLSNISIKHILKAIKPMVFMMLFLMIFNIFLINTGSVLFTIGSLKIYSGALIQSAYIFIRLILIITLTTILTSSTKPLDLTLAIENLLNPFKRFGFPAHELAMMISIALRFIPDLLDEAKRIMKAQASRGVDFNEGTISEKIKAIVSLIIPLFISAFQRAEDLANAMESRNYNPEASRTRYKSLNWQTSDTMAFALTIVVSGTVIIMSFVL
- a CDS encoding energy-coupling factor transporter ATPase, whose protein sequence is MSITFKEVEHIYSENTPFAYHALKGVNLKITDQSFTAIIGQTGSGKSTLIQHINALLLPTSGSINIDEYLITATDKPSKLKPLRKKAGLVFQFPEYQLFEETIEKDIIFGPMNFGVSEEEAKKIAHNVLKTVGLDESYLNKSPFDLSGGQKRRVAIAGILAMNPDILILDEPTAGLDPQGTNEMMSLFKRINESGKTIILVTHDMNHVLQYCDEVVVMNHGKVEKHDTVTNVFKDSEYLNSLGIDLPIITNFIIKLNNQGFNLDSSINNIEQLIAAIGGELNG